ACACCTACAGACACAATGACGTATGATACCACACCTACAGACACAATGACGTATGATACCACACCTACAGACACAATGACGTATGATACCACACCTACAGACACAATGACATATGATACCACACCTACAGACACAATGACACCACACCTACAGACACAATGACGTATGATACCACACCTACAGACACAATGACATATGATACCACACCTACAGACACAATGACACCACACCTACAGACACAATGACGTATGATACCACACCTACAGACACAATGACATATGATACCACACCTACAGACACAATGACGTATGATACCACACCTACAGACACAATGACATATGATACCACACCTACAGACACAATGACACCACACCTACAGACACAACGACGTATGATACCACACCTACAGACACAATGCCATATGATACCACACCTACAGACACAATGACATATGATACCACACCTACAGACACAATGACGTATGATACCACACCTACAGACACAATGACGTATGACACCACACCTACAGACACAATGACATGTGATACCACACCTACAGACACAATGACATATGATACCACACCTAGACACAATGCCATGTGATATCACACCTACAGACACAATGACATATGATACCACACCTACAGACACAATGACGTATGATACCACACCTACAGACACAATGACATATGATACCACACCTACAGACACAACGACATGTGATACCACACCTACAGACACAATGACGTATGATACCACACCTACAGACACAATGACGTATGATACCACACCTACAGACACAATGACGTATGATACCACACCTACAGACACAATGACGTATGATACCACACCTACAGACACAATGACACCACACCTACAGACACAATGACATATGATACCACACCTACAGACAGAACGACAACGAATATTCTGACCTATGGCCTTAccttctccttctccatggcaacGAGAGAGATAGCCAATCCCATCCTAAAAGAAGAAGACAGAATTGAGTTTTTGTAGATGTGGTTTTCCCTGACAGATGAAACCTAATTCAGGACTAAAAGCATCATTAACACAGATTCTCTGATACGCATCTAGATATTACtgacctctctgttctctctctctccaccagactagatattactgatctctctgttctctctctctccaccagactagatattactgatctctctgttctctctctctccaccagactagatattactgacctctctgttctctctccaccagactagatattactgacctctctgttctctctctctctcaccagactagatattactgacctctctgtctctctcctctctccaccagactagatattactgacctctctgttctctctctccaccagactagatattactgaccagctctgttctctctccaccagactagatattactgacctctctgttctctctctccaccagactagatattactgacctctctgttctctctctctccaccagactagatattactgacctctctgttctctctctctccaccagactagatattactgacctctctgttctctctccaccagactagatattactgacctctctgttctctctctctccaccagactagatattactgacctctctgttctctctccaccagactagatattactgacctctctgttctctctctctccaccagactagatattactgatctctctgttctctctctctccaccagactagatattactgacctctctgttctctctctccaccagactagatattactgacctctctgttctctctccaccagactagatattactgacctctctgttctctctccaccagactagatattactgacctctctgttctctctctctccaccagactagatattactgacctctgttctctctctctccaccagactAAATATTACtgacctctctgttctctctctctccaccagactagatattactgacctctctgttctctctctctccaccagactagatattactgatctctctgttctctctctccaccagactagatattactgacctctctgttctctctctctccaccagactagatattactgacctctctgttctctctccaccagactagatattactgacctctctgttctctctctctccaccagactagatattactgacctctctgttctctctccaccagactagatattactgacctctctgttctctctctccaccagactagatattactgacctctctgttctctctctccaccagactagatattactgacctctctgttctctctccaccagactagatattactgacctctctgttctctctctctccaccagactagatattactgacctctctgttctctctctctccaccagactagatattactgacctctctgttctctctctctccaccagactagatattactgacctctctgttctctctctctccaccagactagatattactgacctctctgttctctctctccaccagactagatattactgacctctctgttctctctctccaccagactagatattactgacctctctgttctctctctctccaccagactagatattactgacctctctgttctctctctctccaccagactagatattactgacctctgttctctctccaccagactagatattactgacctctctgttctctctccaccagactagatattactgacctctctgttctctctctccaccagactagatattactgacctctctgttctctctctccaccagactagatattactgatctctctgttctctctctctccaccagactagatattactgacctctctgttctctctctccaccagactagatattactgacctctctgttctctctccaccagactagatattactgacctctctgttctctctctccaccagactagatattactgacctctctgttctctctctccaccagactagatattactgacctctctgttctctctccaccagactagatattactgacctctctgttctctctctctccaccagaagactagatattactgacctctctgttctctctctccaccagactagatattactgacctctctgttctctctctccaccagactagatattactgacctcctctgttctcatctcctctccaccagactagatattactgacctctctgttctctctctctccaccagactagatattactgacctctcctgttctctctctccaccagactagatattactgacctctctgttctctctctccaccagactagatattactgatctctctgttctctctctctccaccagactagatattactgacctctctgttctctctctctccaccagactagatattactgacctctctgttctctctctctccaccagactagatattactgacctctctgttctctctctctccaccagactagatattactgacctctctgttctctctccaccagactagatattactgacctctctgttctctctctctccaccagactagatattactgacctctctgttctctccaccagactagatattactgacctctctgttctctctctccaccagactagatattactgacctctctgttctctctctctccaccagactagatattactgacctctctgttctctctctccaccagactagatattactcacctctctgttctctctctccaccagactagatattactgacctctctgttctctctctctccaccagactAGACATTACTcacctctctgctctccccacTCTGCCGATGCGATGGACATAGTTCTGCTTCTCATCTGGCAGAGTCACGTTGATCACTGGAACACATTGATCAGAGTCAAAATGAATTAAAAAGCAACAGGATGACCTGAAAAAGGAGGTTCCATCTGTGTTGTTTCTTTgttaacatggtgtgtgtgtctcaccgtaGGGGACGCCGTGGATATCGATGCCCCTGGCCGCCACGTCTGTACAGATCAAGAACTTCACTTCCTGTTTCTGTAAGGAGATACAGGAAGTCAATATCATATTTGCTAACGCTGTAGCTGAAAACAGAATAGAAAATAAAAGCGTAGAGTAGAATAGTGTTATTTTTCCTGTGAGAGACGTTTATGTGGATCGGCTGAGGGGGTCCTCCGTCCAACCATCCCTCTCTAATCATGTCGACTTCCCACATGGCCCATATTCCCCGGGGCCCCCCGCTCCAGAGTAGTGCCCCCGGGGCCCCCCGCTCCAGAGTAGTGCCCCAGAGGGCCCCCCGCTCCAGAGTAGTGCCCCAGAGGCCCCCCCGCTCCAGAGTAGTGCCCCCGGGGCCCCCCTGCTCCAGAGTAGTGCCCCAGAGGCCCCCCCGCTCCAGAGTAGTGCCCCAGAGGCCCCCCGCTCCAGAGTAGTGCCCCAGAGGCCCCCGCTCCAGAGTAGTGCCCCAGAGGCCCCCCGCTCCAGAGTAGTGCCCCAGAGGCCCCCCGCTCCAGAGTAGTGCCCCAGAGGCCCCCCGCTCCAGAGTAGTGCTCCAGAGGCCCCCCGCTCCAGAGTAATGCCCCAGAGGCCCCACCGCTCCAGAGTAGTGCCCCAGAGGCCCCCCCGCTCCAGAGTAGTGCCACAGAGCCAGAGGCCCCCCCGCTCCAGAGTAGTGCCCAGAGGCCCCCCCGCTCCAGAGTAGTGCCCCAGAGGCCCCCCCGCTCCAGAGTAGTGCCACAGAGCCAGAGGCCCCCCCGCTCCAGAGTAGTGCCCAGAGGCCCCCCCGCTCCAGAGTAGTGCCCAGAGGGCCCCCCGCTCCAGAGTAGTGCCCAGAGGGCCCCCCGCTCCAGAGTAATGCCCAGAGGGCCCCCCGCTCCAGAGTAATGCCCAGAGGGCCCCCCGCTCCAGAGTAATGCCCAGAGGGCCCCCCGCTCCAGAGTAGTGCCCAGAGGGCCCCCCGCTCCAGAGTAGTGCCCAGAGGCCCCCCCGCTCCAGAGTAGTGCCCAGAGGCCCCCGTTCCAGAGTAGTGCCCCAGAGGCCCCCCCGCTCCAGAGTAGTGCCCCAGAGGCCCCCCCGCTCCAGAGTAGGTGCCCCAGAAGGCCCCCGCTCCAGAGTAGTGCCCCCATGAGGCCCCCCGCTCCAGAGTAGTGCCCCAGAGGCCCCCCGCTCCAGAGTAGTGCCCCAGAGGCCCCCCGCTCCAGAGTAGTGCCCCAGAGGCCCCCCGCTCCAGAGTAGTGCCCCAGAGGCCCCCCGTTCCAGAGTAGTGCCCCAGAGGCCCCCCGTTCCAGAGTAGTGCCCCAGAGGCCCCCCGTTCCAGAGTAGTGCGTAAGTCAGTGTGTAAGTGCCATCATATCCTGCCAGTGTGTAAGTGACATCATATCCCGTCAGTGTGTAAGTGCCGTCATATCCCGCCAGTGTGTAAGTGACGTCATATCCCGTCAGTGTGTAAGTGACGTCATATCCCGTCAGTGTGTAAGTGACGTCATATCCCGCCAGTGTGTAAGTGACGTCATATCCCGCCAGTGTGTAAGTGACGTCATATCCCGCCAGTGTGTAAGTGACGTCATATCCCGCCAGTGTGTAAGTGACGTCATATCCCGCCAGTGTGTAAGTGACGTCATATCCCGCCAGTGTGTAAGTGACGTCATATCCCGCCAGTGTGTAAGTGACGTCATATCCCGCCAGTGGTTAAGTGACGTCATATCCTGTCAGTGGTTAAGTGACGTCATATCCTGTCAGTGGTTAAGTGACGTCATATCCTGTCAGTGGTTAAGTGACGTCATATCCTGTCAGTGGTTAAGTGACGCTGCTGACCTTGAATCGGTCCAGATTGGTCTTGCGTTCGTTGGGCTTCCGGTCACCATGGAGACAGACACAGGAAAGCTGGTGGCCTTTTTTATCAGGACCTaatggagggagaggacatgaTATAACACACCTCCATGTTGTAGTAtttatatagtacagtagtaatataacacacCTCCATGTTGTAGTAtttatatagtacagtagtaatataacacacCTCCATGTTGTAGTAtttatatagtacagtagtaatataacacacCTCCATGTTGTAGTAtttatatagtacagtagtaatataacacacCTCCATGTTGTAGTAtttatatagtacagtagtaatataacacacCTCCATGTTGTAAGTAtttatatagtacagtagtaatataacacacCTCCATGTTGTAGTATTTATAATagtacagtagtaatataacacacCTCCATGTTGTAGTAtttatatagtacagtagtaatataacacacCTCCATGTTGTAGTAtttatatagtacagtagtaatataacacacCTCCATGTTGTAGTAtttatatagtacagtagtaatataacacacCTCCATGTTGTAGTAtttatatagtacagtagtaatataacacacCTCCATGTTGTAGTAtttatatagtacagtagtaatataacacacCTCCATGTTGTAGTAtttatatagtacagtagtaataacacctcACTGTACTATGAAGTACTGCTCCATGTTGTAGTATTGTAGTATTTATGTAGTACAGTAATAATATAACACGCCTTCTCCCTGTACTATAAAGTATTGCTCCAtgttgtagtagtattgtagtatttatatagtacagtaatataactcacctcctccctgtactaTGAAGTATTACTCCAtgttgtagtagtattgtagtatttatatagtacagtaatataactcacctcctccctgtactaTGAAGTATTGCTCCATGTtttagtagtattgtagtatttatgtagtacagtagtaatataacacacCTCCTCCCTGTACTATGAAGTATTACTCCATGTTGTAGTAGTATTTACGTAGTACAGTAGTAATATTCtaactcacctcctccctgtactaTGAAGTATCGCTCCAtgttgtagtagtattgtagtatttatatagtacagtagtaatattctaactcacctcctccctgtactaTGAAGTATTGCTCCATGTTGTAGTATTTATATAGTAAAGTAGTAATATTCtaactcacctcctccctgtactaTGAAGTATTGCTCCAtgttgtagtagtattgtagtatttatatagtacagtagtaatataactcacctcctccctgtactaTGAAGTATTACTCCGtgttgtagtagtattgtagtatttatgtagtacagtagtaatataactcacctcctccctgtactaTGAAGTATTGCTCCAtgttgtagtagtattgtagtatttatatagtacagtagtaatattctaactcacctcctccctgtactaTGAAGTAATGCTccatgttgtagtagtagtgtagtattatatagtacagtagtaatataactcacctcctccctgtactaTAAAGTATTGCTCCAtgttgtagtagtattgtagtatttatgtagtacagtaatataactcacctcctccctgtactaGGAAGTACTGCTCCATGTTgtagtaatagtgtagtatttatatagtacagtagtaatataactcacctcctccctgtactaTGAAGTATTGCTCCAtgttgtagtagtattgtagtatttatatagtacagtagtaatataactcacctcctccctgtactaTGAAGTACTGCTCCAtgttgtagtagtattgtagtatttatatagtacagtagtaatataacaccTCCCTGTACTATGAAGTACTGCTCCATGTTGTAGTAGTATTTatgtagtacagtaatataactcacctcctccctgtactaTGAAGTATTGCTCCAtgttgtagtagtattgtagtatttatatagtacagtagtaatataactcacctcctccctgtactaTGAAGTACTGCTCCAtgttgtagtagtattgtagtatttatgtagtacagtaatataaatcacctcctccctgtactaTGAAGTATTGCTCCAtgttgtagtagtattgtagtatttatgtagtacagtaatataactcacctcctccctgtactaTGAAGTATTGCTCCAtgttgtagtagtattgtagtatttatgtagtacagtagtaatataactcacctcctccctgtactaTGAAGTATTGCTCCAtgttgtagtagtattgtagtatttatatagtacagtagtaatataactcacctcctccctgtactaTGAAGTATTGCTCCAtgttgtagtagtattgtagtatttatgtagtacagtagtaatataactcacctcctccctgtactaTGAAGTATTGCTCCAtgttgtagtagtattgtagtatttatgtagtacagtaatataactcacctcctccctgtactaTGAAGTATTGCTCCAtgttgtagtagtattgtagtatttatatagtacagtagtaatataactcacctcctccctgtactaTGAAGTACTGCTCCAtgttgtagtagtattgtagtatttatatagtacagtagtaatataactcacctcctccctgtactaTGAAGTACTGCTCCAtgttgtagtagtattgtagtatttatatagtacagtagtaatataactcacctcctccctgtactaTGAAGTACTGCTCCAtgttgtagtagtattgtagtatttatatagtacagtaatataactcacctcctccctgtactaTGAAGTACTGCTCCATgttgtagtagtacagtagtaatataactcacctcctccctgtactaTGAAGCATTGCTCCAtgttgtagtagtattgtagtatttatgtagtacagtaatataactcacctcctccctgtactaTGAAGTACTGCTCCAtgttgtagtagtattgtagtatttatatagtacagtagtaatataactcacctcctccctgtactaTGAAGTACTGCTCCAtgttgtagtagtattgtagtatttatgtagtacagtaatataactcacctcctccctgtactaTGAAGTACTGCTCCAtgttgtagtagtattgtagtatttatatagtacagtagtaatataactcacctcctccctgtactaTGAAGTACTGCTCCAtgttgtagtagtattgtagtatttatatagtacagtagtaatataactcacctcctccctgtactaTGAAGTACTGCTCCAtgttgtagtagtattgtagtatttatgtagtacagtagtaatataactcacctcctccctgtactaTGAAGTATTGCTCCATGTTGTCACAGTCGATCTTGGTCCGACAGAAGATGATGGCCTGATCCATGTTGTGTTCCTTGATGGCTCTGATGGTGTACTCCCCCTTCAAGATCTTGATGGCCTCAGACCacatctctacacacacacacacacacacacacacacacacacacacacacacacacacacacggtaacaGGTCAGACCATAACCTTACGCTAGACAACAGGACATTACAATGTAACATCAGGGCtccaactgcccccccccccccccctacatcaGAGTTCcccaactgcccccccccccccccacatcagaGTTCcccaactgcccccccccccccccacatcagaGCTCCCCAACTGCCCCCCCCTACATCTGAGCTACCCAACTGCCCCCCCCCACATCAGAGCTAcccaactgccccccccccctacatcaGAGCTCcccaactgccccccccccccacatcagaGCTCcccaactgcccccccccccccctccatcagaGCTCcccaactgcccccccccccctccccatcagAGCTCcccaactgccccccccccctacgtCAGAGCTCCAGGTGATTTTAATGTAGATGAAGTTTCCCCACATAAGAGAGATATGTGACTGGAATGTTATCAaggttttagtcaaatattacatctgtttgggcttcttgtggtcaatttacAGTCAGTCCCCCGACCCATCCACGCGGCCGTCTGATTCGAGGTGATCCCTGCCCTGTACAGTGCCCTACTTTGACCAgggtccctatatagtgccctactttgaccagggtccctatatagtgcactactttgagcagggtccctatatagtgcactacttagaccagggtccctatatagtgcactactttaaccagggtccctatatagtgcactactttgagcagggtccctatatagtgcactactttgagcagggtccctatatagtgcactactttaaccagggtccctatatagtgcactactttgaccagggtccctatatagtgcactactttgagcaGGGTAC
This portion of the Salvelinus fontinalis isolate EN_2023a chromosome 27, ASM2944872v1, whole genome shotgun sequence genome encodes:
- the LOC129825480 gene encoding ATP-dependent RNA helicase DDX1-like isoform X2, which encodes MWSEAIKILKGEYTIRAIKEHNMDQAIIFCRTKIDCDNMEQYFIVQGGGPDKKGHQLSCVCLHGDRKPNERKTNLDRFKKQEVKFLICTDVAARGIDIHGVPYVINVTLPDEKQNYVHRIGRVGRAERMGLAISLVAMEKEKLLSDVEEHLKCTITQCEPDIKVPVDDFDGKVTYGKRRAAAGGNYSGHVAALAPTVQELANLEREAQTSFLHLGYLPNQLFKAF
- the LOC129825480 gene encoding ATP-dependent RNA helicase DDX1-like isoform X1, which translates into the protein MWSEAIKILKGEYTIRAIKEHNMDQAIIFCRTKIDCDNMEQYFIVQGGGPDKKGHQLSCVCLHGDRKPNERKTNLDRFKKQEVKFLICTDVAARGIDIHGVPYVINVTLPDEKQNYVHRIGRVGRAERMGLAISLVAMEKEKVWYHTCANRGRGCYNTRLKDDGGCTIWYNEKELLSDVEEHLKCTITQCEPDIKVPVDDFDGKVTYGKRRAAAGGNYSGHVAALAPTVQELANLEREAQTSFLHLGYLPNQLFKAF